The sequence below is a genomic window from Streptomyces sp. V1I1.
CCGAGTCGTCGAGGCGGACGGCCGAGAGGTCCTCGTCGTTCCAGGCGTCGGCGGCGGTCAGGACCTTGTCGGGGTTGCCGTTCATCAGCTCGTGGTGGCGGCCGTTGTAGATGTCCCACTGCCATTGTGTGCCGGACAGCACCGGTCCCGAGTCCTGAAGGCGGGACCACCAAGCGGCACCTGGCAGGCGGGAGTCCAGGGCCTGGTACATCGCCTTGCCGACAGTCGGGGCCTTGTCGGAGACGCTCCCGGTCAGCGGATGGCCGAACTCGCTGACGACCGCCGCCGTGCCCGCGCCGGCCGCGCGGTCGCGGACGGCGCCGAAGTCTCCGGCGTACTGGCCGTCGGCGGCCTTGCCCCACATGAAGATGCCGGAGATGGCCTTGTGGTCGTAGAAGTGGGTGTTGAAGACATACCGCGGGCCGATGGTGCCGGCGTCGAGCAGCCCGCCCTCCTGCTTCTGAAAGGCGAGGTTGGAGTTCCAGAAGAGGTTCGGTTCGACGAAGGCGGGCTTGCTCTGCCAGCCGGCCGCGTCCATGCGGGCGCGGAACTTCTCGTAGAAGGGCCAGAGCAGCTCGCGCTCCCAGGCCCGGCTGGACTGCCCGGAGTCGTACGAGCCCGCGTGCGGTTCGTTGTACGGGTCGAAGCCCGCGACCGCCGCGAACTCAGCGGCGCTGAGGTGCTCGGCGAAGTACGCCATGGTGGTCTGGGCGGTCGCGAGGAAGGCGTCCTGGACGCCGCCCTTGTTGTGCCAGAAGTCGTACGTCGCCCGCTTCACGGCTTCGTTCTGCGTGATGTTCTGTCCCCAGAACAGGCAGATCCCGCACGACTCCCGCGGGTAGCCGCCGGCCTCGACTGCCCACTTGGGGGCACCGTCGCCGGTGTACCAGCTGCCTTTGTTGAAGAGGTGCCGGGAGTAGAGGTCCTGGTGGAAGTCGGGGTAGACGCGGATGCCTGTCTTGAGGAAAGCCCGCAACTGTGCGGTGGCGGCGGTGAGATAGGCCCGGTCCACCTGCCCCCGCACGGGTTCGGCGTGAGCCCATGACAGCAGGAAACGGACGGCGTTGCCGCCGCCGAGCGCACGAAGCGCGGTCGCGGACTTTTCGGCGTCGGCGACGGATGCGAAGGGCAGTCCGCCGTTCTCCTCCAGCTTGGTCTCGCCGGAGACGTTGTACCCGCGCAGGACCACCTCGCGGCCGAGTCCGTCTTTGAAGCGGCCGCCCTCGACCGTGAAGGCGGACGCGGCCTGCTCGTCGAACCAGAGGGAGTCCGGGGCGGGCGCCGCGGCGGACGGCACGCTCCCTGTGGTCAGGGACGCGGTCATGAGGATGACGAGACCGATCAGACGTGCGCGCATCTTCGCCATGCCCATCACAGTTCCTGACACACCGTCAGACTGTCAATGGTTGCACCACGGGCGACGCGGGACACGACAAGGGGAGCCCGAAGGAGCACCGAGGCAGCACCGACCCCGAGTGGTGCCAAAGGCCGAGGTATTCGCAGGTAACCGGGGTATCGACAGGTAACCGAGGTATCCGCAGGTAATCGACCATTCCCCTCGCATCCGGCGCATCTCCGTTATGCGGTTATCTTCGCTTCTCCGAGCCGCCGAGCCATTTCCCCCGCAATGCCACACCCTTAGCACCGCCTAACACCTTCTGCACACGCCCCGGAAACACTCCCTACACATAGACGCTGCGGTGCGTACGACACCTGACACGAGGTTGCTTCCTTCGGTGAATCTGCACACCGAATGCGCAGACGTCACATCGCCTCCCGCGGACCTCCCCCGCCCTGACCAGTACATCTACCCTTTGATGCGGAATGTCCAATTTTTAACCAAGTGGGAGTCAGCTCAAGGGAATTACAGTGGCTCACTGTGTGAAGAAGATGCCACCAAGCCATGGACACACCTGCACGTCAGGTAATTCAACGGCTGCCTTTCGACCGCATCAGCAGTTGTCCGATTGGCTGCGCAACGCGCCTGCGTGCTTTGATCCTTCGCACTGCGGGAGCCGAAAGACTCAGTCGCAGCACTCGAGATATCCATGCGAAGGGAACCCCCTCATGAACTCCACCCCCCAGGTTCAGACCCAGGAAATCTCCGACAGCGACCTGGACAACGTGTCCGGCGGCCTGGTGGGCCAGGCTGCCGGCGCCGCGCTCGGCACCGTCGACTCCGTCATCCCGGTCTCCGGCGTCGTCGGCGCCGCGTCCGGCACCGTCGGCTCCGTGGTCGGTACCGCCGAGGGCCTCACCGGCCTGGACACCTCCGGCGTCACGGGCCTGGTCGCCGGTCTCTGAGCCGGTCGTGTGCCGCTCAGCGGCGCATCCCCAAGCGGTGACTACGGCTCGTCGGCTCCCCCTCCTTGCCGACCGGCCGGACCGTATGCCCCGGATCCAAACCAGGGTCCGGGGCATACGGCCGCCGCCCGGCGGGCTCGCCAAGCGAGCCGCGCCGAATACCCGCCAGCACCATCGCAGTTGAGGGAAGAGTGTCGTGCAGTTCCGCCAACAGGCCCTTTCCAAGCTGCAATCGCCGGAAGAAATCGATCTGCCGGTGCGTTTCGCCCGCCCGCAGGGGTGGCTCGTCCTGGCCGTCACGGTCGTCGTCATGATCGCCGCATCCGCCTGGGCGGTCACCGGAACCTTGACCTCCACACTCGGCGCGCCCGGAATCCTCACCCACGCCCAGGGCAGTTATGTCCTGCAGAGCCCCGTCGCGGGCCAGGTCACGGATGTGCTCGCCGAAGAGGGCGCGAGGGTTTCCGCCAACGCTCCCCTGGTGAAGCTCCGTACCGCCGAGGGCAGCACCGTCGTCCGTACGATCGCCGCGGGCCGGCTGACCGCACTCGTCGCCACGATCGGCTCCGTGGTCACGACCGGAGCGGATGTGGCGGCCGTGGAGAGGATCGACAAGCCGGACGACCCCCTGATGGCCGTCCTGTATGTGCCCGCCGACAGCGGATCGACGGTGCCCGTGGGCGCTTCGGTCGATCTCACCGTCCAGTCGGTGCCCACCCAGCAGTACGGAGTACTGCGCGGCCGGGTGAAGGCCGTCGGCCGGACCGCCCAGACCCGCCAGCGGATCACCGGCTTCCTCGGCAGCAGTCAGCTGGGCGAGCAGTTCTCGAACAAGGGTCAGCCCGTGGCGGTCCTGGTACGCCTCGACCCGTCTTCGCGCACCGAGTCCGGCTATACCTGGTCGTCCGCGGACGGTCCGCCGTACGCCGTCGACTCCATGACCCTGACCACCGGCTCCATCAGGCTGTCCGAGCAGCACCCGATCGATTGGCTGCTGCCGTGACCGCGCAGAAGCAGAAGCAACAGCTGCCCCCGCCGGCGGGCGGCCGCGGACGCCATCGCCCGGAGGGAACGCCGGCCTCCCGGCGCGGCTCGCGCCGCGCCGGCCCCCCGCCCAAAGCCAAGAAGGCCAAGAAGCAGCAGGCCGTTCGCACCCCCACCGTCCTCCAGATGGAGGCGCTGGAGTGCGGCGCCGCCTCACTGGCCATGGTGCTCGCGCATTACGGGCGGCATGTGCCGCTCGAGGAGCTGCGTATCGCGTGCGGTGTCTCCCGCGACGGCTCGCGCGCCAGCAACCTGCTCAAAGCGGCGCGCAGTTACGGTCTCCAGGCCAAGGGCATGCAGATGGAGTCGGCGGCGCTGGCGGAGATGCGGGCGCCGGCGATCCTGTTCTGGGAGTTCAACCACTATGTCGTCTACGACGGCATGGAACGCCGGTTCGGCCGCCGGGGCGTGCACATCAACGACCCCGACAAGGGCCGCCGCTTTGTGGCGACGGAAGACTTCGACACCAGCTTCACCGGCGTCGCGCTGATCTTCGAACCCTCCGACAGCTTCCGCCGGGGCGGCCGTAAGCCGGGGATCATGGGCGCCGTGCCCGCGCGGCTGCGCGGTACGACGGGCACTCTGCTGGCGGCTCTGCTCGCCAGCCTGCTGCTCGTCGCGGTCGGCGCCGCGGTGCCGGCGCTGAGCCGTACGTACATCGACATGTTCCTGATCGGCAATCAGACCTCCTTGCTGGGACCCCTGTTCGCGTCGATGGCCGTGATGGTGGCGCTCACCGCCGTGCTCACCGGCCTGCAACAGGCGAACCTGCTGCGCGGCCGCATCATCTCGTCCACGCTCAGCAGCGCCCGTTTCCTGCGGCATCTGCTGAGACTGCCGGTCACGTTCTTCGCCCAGCGCAGTCCGGCCGATCTGGTGCAGCGCCTGCAGTCCAACGACGCGGTCGCCGAGACTCTGGCGCGGGACCTCGCCGCCGCGGGCGTGGACGGCGTCGTCGTCATCCTCTACGCCGTCCTGCTGTGGACGTACGATCCTCAACTCACCGTCATCGGCGTGCTGATCGCGCTGCTCAATGTGGTCGCAATGCGCATCGTGATCAGGCTGCGGGCCACCAACACCCAGAAGCTGCGCGCGGACAGCGCCCGGCTCACCAACACCTCGTACACCGGTCTTCAGCTGATCGAGACCATGAAGGCCACCGGCGGTGAGAACGGGTACTTCCGGCGCTGGGCGGGGCAGCACGCGACCACGCTGGAGGTACAGCAGCGGCTCGGTGTGCCGAGCGCCGCCCTCGCAGTCGTCGCGCCCACCCTCGCGATGCTCAACAGCGCGCTGATCCTCTGGATCGGAGGACTGCGGGCGGTGGAGGGCCATATCTCGATCGGTCTGCTCGTCGCCTTCCAGGCGCTGGTGACGCGCTTCACCGCGCCGATCACCCGGCTGAACGGAGTGGCGGGCAGGATCCAGGACTTCGCCGCCGATGTGGCCCGGCTCAAGGATGTCGAGAATTTTCCCGTCGACGCGCTGTACTCACGCCGGGAGCAGGACGCGAGCACCCGCAGGCTCAAGGGCCATGTGACGCTGGAGAACATCACCTTCGGCTACAGCCCGCTGGACAAGCCGCTGCTCAGCGAGTTCTCGCTGACGGTGGGACCTGGGCAGCAGGTGGCGCTCGTCGGCGGGTCGGGCAGCGGCAAGTCCACCGTCTCCCGGCTGATCTCCGGCCTCTACAGCCCGTGGGAGGGGACGATCCGTATCGACGGGCAGCGCCTGGAGGACATTCCCCGCAGCGCGCTGGCCGCCTCGGTCTCCTTCGTCGACCAGGACGTCTTCCTCTTCGAAGGCACCGTCCGGGACAACGTGGCGCTGTGGGACCCGTCGATACCGGACGAGGCCGTCGTCACCGCGCTCAAGGACGCAGCGCTCTACGACGACGTGATCGCCCGGCGGCCCGACGGCATCCACAGCCGGGTCGAGCAGGACGGCCGCAACTTCTCCGGCGGTCAGCGCCAGCGGCTGGAGATCGCCCGGGCGCTGGTCCGGCGGCCGAGCATCCTCGTGCTCGACGAGGTCACCAGCGCCCTGGACGCACAGACCGAGCAGGTCATCATCGATAATCTGCGGCGGCGCGGCTGCGCTTGCGTCGTGATCGCCCACCGGCTGAGCACGGTGCGCGACAGCGACGAGATCGTGGTACTCGACCATGGTTCGGTCGTCGAACGCGGCAGGCACGAGCAGCTGGTCGCCGCCGGGGGTCCGTACGCCGACCTGGTCAAGGAGCACTGACGTGGCATCCGTTCACCCGTCCGCGGTCGCGGGACCGGGCGAGACCGACGCGGTGACCCACGCGCTGGGCGGCCTCGGCGCGCCCGTCGACTGCACCGGCCTGCGCAGCCTGGCGCTGGAGGGGCCGCAGGTGCTGTGGCTCGTCGTCGGCGGGGCGCTGGATCTCTTCGCGGTCGACGCGGCCCAGCAGGGGCACTGGCACTTCCTCGGCCGTCTCGAAGCGGGCACACTGCTGCTCGGCCCGGTGGACGGCCCGCGGCACACCCTGCTCGGCAGGCCTTCGCAGGACTGTCTGCTGCGCCGGATCCCGCTGCGGGAGCTGTACCGGCCGGAGTACGAGACGTACGAGACTGAGTACGGGATGTACGACACCGCCTCCGGCACGTACAACACCGCGTCCGGGACGTACGACACTGCGTCCGGGACGTACGACACTGCGTCCGGCACATACAACACCGGCTACGAAACATCCGACACCGGCTACGAGGCGCCCAGTCCCCTGGAGTACGCCTTCGCTCTCGGCACCGGGCGGGGCCTCGGCGTCCTGTTCCAGGCTCCGCTCGACGGCCGGCCCGCGACCGACGGGGCCGTGGCCGACGACGACATCCTGTGGATGCCGGTCTCCCCCGGCAGCGTCCAGTACGGCGCCGCGTACAGCGCGGAGGCGGCCGGGGACCTGCTGGTCGACGCTGCGTTGTGGCAGCAAATGGTCAACCAGCAGTACCGGCTGCTGTCCGCGGTGGACCGCTGGATCGAAGAGCTGGAGCGCGCGCACGAGGACCGAACGGCCGCCGGTATCAAGGCGGGCGAGACTGTCCGCGCCCGGGCCGACCAGGCGCTGCTGGCCTCCATCGGCAGGCCGGAACGGGCCGGCCGGGCATCCACCGGCGCTGACGTGGCGACCGACGACGCCACGTTCGCCGTCTGCCGACGGGTCGCGGAGGCCGCCGGGATCACGCTCTCCGAGCCGTCGAAGAGCGGTGCGGTGGGCGACCGCGTCAGTCCCGTCGAGCGGATAGCGGTCGGCTCGCGGATCCGTACCCGCGCGGTCAGACTCGACGGTCGCTGGTGGCGTACGAACACCGGCCCCCTGGTGGGCCATTGGGCCAAGTCGGGTGCCCCGGTCGCGCTGCTGTGGCGTCGCGGCCGGTACGAAGCGGTGAACCCGGCCTCCGGACTGCGGATACGCATCGGCAGCAACAGCGCGGAGGAACTCGAACCGCGCGCCGTGATGTTCTACCGCCCGCTGCCGGAACGGCCCATGACCGCCTGGCAGCTGATGCGCTTCAGCCTGCGCGACACCCGCATGGACCTGCGCAATCTGGCGTTCGCCGGGCTGGTGACTGTGGGCCTCGGCGCGCTGGTGCCGATCGCGACCGGACAGGTGCTCGGCGTGTATGTGCCGACGGCCGAGAAGAACCTCATCGTCCAGGTCTCACTCGCGGTAATGATCGCCGGGGTCGTCTCCGCAGCTTTCATGCTGCTGCAGAACCTCACCATTCTGCGGATGGAAGGACGTATCGAGAGCGCGCTGCAACCGGCCGTGTGGGACCGGCTGCTGCGGCTGCCGACCAGGTTCTTCACCGAGCGCTCGACCGGAGAGCTGGCGAGTGCGGCGATGGGCATCAGCGCCATTCGCCGGGTGTTGTCGGGCATCGGCCCGGTGGCCGTGCAGGCGAGCACGGTCGGCGCGATGAACCTCGTACTGCTGCTCTGCTACAGCGTTCCGCTGGCGCTCGCCGCGATCGCCATGCTGATCCTCATCGGAGCCGTGTTCCTCGGGATGGGCCTGTGGCAGCTGCGGTGGCAGCGGCAGCTCGTCGAGCTCGGCAACAAGCTCAACAACCAGGCGTTCCAGACCCTGCGCGGGCTGCCCAAGCTGCGCGTCGCCGCGGCGGAGAGCTTCGCGTACGCCGCTTGGGCGCGGGAGTTCGCCCGCTCCCGTGAACTGCAGCAGCGCGCCGGCCGGATCAGGAACCTGACCACGGTCCTCGACGCGGTCTATCTGCCGCTCTGTTCGCTCACCATGTTCATGCTGCTGGCCGGCCCTGCCCGTGGCAGCATGTCGGCCGGTGAGTTCCTGACCTTCAACACCTCCGTGACCATGCTGCTGACCTCCGTCACGCAGGTCTCCGGGGCGCTGGTCTCGGCCGCCGCCGTCCTGCCCATGTTCGAACAGATCAAGCCGGTACTCGACGAGGCCCCTGAGGTCCGCGGCGCCAGCGCCCAGCCCGGCACCCTGACCGGTGCGATTGAGGCCAGGAAGCTCTCCTTCCGCTACTCCGACGACGGTCCCCTGGTCCTCGACGACGTGTCTCTCCAGGTGCGTCCGGGCGAGTTCGTGGCGATCGTCGGCCCCAGCGGATGCGGCAAGTCGACGCTTCTCCGCCTCCTCATCGGCTTCGACAAGCCGGCCTCGGGCAGCGTTCTGTACGACGGCCAGGACCTGGCGGCCCTGGACCAGGCCGCCGTCCGCCGCCAGTGCGGTGTCGTCCTGCAGAACGCACAGCCGCTGACCGGCTCGATCCTGGACTGCATCTGCGGCGCCGAATCCTTCTCCCAGGAAGAGGCGTGGGAGGCCGCCGAGATGGCGGGCCTGGCCGAGGACATCAAGCGCATGCCGATGGGCCTGCACACCATGATCTCGGCCGGTGGCGCGATCTCGGGCGGCCAGCGCCAGCGCCTGATGATCGCCCAGGCCCTGATCCGCCGCCCGCGCATCCTGTTCTTCGACGAGGCGACCAGCGCGCTGGACAACGAGACCCAGCGCATCGTGATCGAGTCCACCCGCCAACTGAGCGCCAGCCGCGTGGTGATCGCCCACCGGCTGTCGACGGTGATGGACGCCGACCGCGTGATCGTGATGTCGGACGGCCGCGTCGTGGAGCAGGGCCGCCCGGCTGACCTGCTGACCAACGCGGGCGGCGCGCTTCACGAACTGGTGCGACGGCAGATGACCTGAGCCGGCGGACCCGTGGAACCGGTCGTCACTGACCGGTCACGCCGTCCAGGTGCGGCAGGTAATGATCGAGGCGTTCCCGCTTGGTCAACAGATACGACATGTTCTCCTCGCGCGGCGGTATCAGCAGCGGAACCTGCTCGGTGATTTTGATGCCGTGCCGCAGCAGTGCTTCGCGCTTGAGCGGGTTGTTCGACAACAGCCGCACGGACTGCACACCGAGGTCGTGCAGGATCTCCGCCGCCACCCGGTAGTCGCGGGCGTCGGCCGGGAACCCGAGGGCGAGATTCGCTTCGACCGTGTCCAGCCCCTCCGCCTGGAGCTTCATGGCCCGCAGCTTGGCCAACAGGCCTATCCCTCGCCCCTCGTGCCCCCGGAGGTAGACGAGAATGCCGCGCCCTTCCGTCACGATGGCGTGCAGTGCGGCGGACAGCTGATCGCCGCATTCACAGTGCTTGGACCCGAAGACATCTCCGGTCAGACACTCCGAATGCACGCGGGTAAGTGCTCCCTCTTTCTCGGCATCGCCGTATACCAGCACCATTTGTTCGTCCCCGCTTTCGCGGTCCAGGTAGCCGACAGCGAGGAAATCGCCGTGCGTGGTGGACAGCCGGACATCCACCACTCGTTCGACACCTGAAGGACGAACACTGTCGCCGAACACGCCATCACTTTCTGTCATGACCCCGATCCTATCTGGCAATCTCTGGGCGGCGTAGGTCAAAATGACGAAGAAGCATCAACTGACTGCCCGTTTCATCACGTTCGACCATGGACGCGCGGAGCGAACAACGAAAGGCCCTAAAACAATGAGTGGTTCACAAACGCCACAGGCATCGGGCCTGTTGCCATGGGACTCCACGGAGGACGTGCGGTCCCGGCAGGCCGATGTCGCCGTCCTTCCCATAGGCAGCTTCGAGCAGCACGGTGCGTTCCTTCCCCTGGTGACCGACACGGTCGTCGCCTGCACCATCGCCCGGGAGATCGCCGCAGCCCACCCGGTTCACCACCTTCCTCCTCTCACGATCTCCTGTTCGCACGAGCATGCGGCCTGGCCGGGAACCGTCAGCATTTCCGCCGCGACCCTCCACGCCGTCGTACGGGACATCGCCGACTCGCTCCGCCGGTCCGGTGTCGGTTCCCTGATTCTGGTCAACGGACACGGCGGAAATTACGTGCTGCGTAACGTAGTTCAGGAATCCGTCGGCAGCGGGATACGTATGGCGCTTTTCCCCGGCTCGGCAGACTGGGATGCGGCACGGTCCAGGGCCGGTGTCCAGACCCCGTCACACAGCGATATGCACGCGGGTGAAGTGGAGACGTCCATCCTGCTGCACGCCCATCCCGAACTGGTCCGCCCCGGTTATGAGACCTCCGATTTCCTGGTCGACGACCGTAAGCATCTGCTCACTCTGGGTATGACGGCATACACCGAGTCCGGTGTCATCGGCCGTCCGTCAATGGCGTCCGCCGATAAGGGAAAAGAACTTCTGGCGGCACTGGTCGAATCCTTCGGTGAGTACGTCTCACTGCTCACCCGGCAGGCGACGCGATGACCGGCCGCAGCCGCGTACTCGACGCGGCAGAAGGCTGGGAGCGGCTGCGGGGCATCCGGTCGGAGGCGGACGCCGAGGCCGCCGGCCTTGTCCCGGGCGCGGACGGCGGCCGGCGCTGGAAGCAGGACGCCTCGCCCGAGGCGGAGATGCTCGCCAACCGCTATCTGCCACTGTGCCTGGCCGGTCCGCACGTTACGTTCGCACAGCTCGGACAGAGCCTGGACGGTTTCATAGCGACGCGTACCGGCGACGCCGACTACGTCACGGGCGAGGAGGACCGCCTTCATCTGCACCGCCTGCGTGCGCTCGCCGACGCGGTGGTCGTCGGGGCGGGCACAGCGGTCGCGGACGACCCGCAACTGACGGTGCGTGCCTGCCCCGGGGCCAACCCGGTGCGCGTCGTGCTCGATCCGCACATCCGCGTACCGCCGGGGCACCGGGTGTTCACCGACGGATCAGCGCCGACGCTGTGGGTGGTGGGCGAGGGCAGTGACCGCGGCAAGTCCGCCCCGGACGGCGTCGATGTACTGACACTGCCGGACAGCGATGCGTTCGCCCCGGGCCGCCTGGTGCAGGCGCTCGCGCGGCGCGGTCTGGGCCGGGTACTGATCGAGGGCGGCGGCGTCACCGTGTCACGCTTCCTGCACGAGCAGGCGCTGCACCGGCTCTACGTCACGGTGGCGCCGGTCCTGCTCGGCGACGGTGTCCCAGGGCTCCGCTTCGCCGGTACGCCGGTGATGCGGGACGCGCTCCGCCCGCCGGTGCGACGCGCCGCCCTCGGCGAGGACACGCTCTTCGAGCTGGAGTTGGGGACGCCGAAGACGGGCGAGCCACTGGCCGGCGAGCACCCCGACACCGGGCAGGCTCGCGGCGAAGGTGAGCACTCCGTAGATGACGGCGACGGTCAGACCCTGGGCCGCGCCCAGGCCGGCGGCTCCGAAGGCCCACGCGGTGACGCCTTCCCTGGGCCCCCAGCCACCGACGTTCAGCGGCAGCGCCATGGCGAGCAGCGCCAGCACCATCAGGGGCGCGAGTTCGGCGAACGGCGCCGTTGACCCGGCGGCCCGGGCGGCGAGAAGGAACGTGCCGAGGTGCCCGGCCAGCACCACGACGGACGAGATGACCACTCCCGGCCAGCTTCTGCGGGCGAGCAGTCCGAGCCGCGCTTCGGCCAGCGCGGCGCGGACCGCGCGGCGCCATCGCGATGTGCCTGGCTTCCCGCGGAGCCGGACGGCGACCGCGATCGTCAGGGCGACCACCACGGCGAGAGCCAGAGCGGTCCCCGGCGACGCGGCCAGGTCGCGGGGCCCCGCCAGGGCCGGGGACGGCTGGGCGAGCAGGACCGTCACGCCGACCGCGATCAGGACCACCTGGCCCGCGGTGCGTTCGAGGACGACCGCGCGCACACCACGGCCGACGTCATGCGTGTCCTGCCCGTGCCGCACGGCGCGGTGTACATCGCCGAGTACGCCGCCGGGCAGCGCCGCGTTCAGGAACAGCGCCCGGTAGTAGTCGGCGACGGCACGGCCCAGCGGCAGCCGGATGCTCAGGCCGCGGGCCACCACGCACCAACGCCAGGCGCTGAACACAGTGGTGAGCAGGCCGAGGCCGAGGGCGGCCAGCAGGGTGGGGCCGTCAATCCTGCGCAGCCCGTCCAGGAAGGCGCCGGTGCCCAGCCGCCACACCAGCACCAGGAGGATGCCCGCTCCGGCGAGCGTGCCGAGACGGGCCCGTACTGTCTGCGCGCTCATGAGGTCCCGCCCGCCGGCCCGGGCAGTGCCAGCAGATCGCTGTGGTGCACCACCACCTGCAACTGGCCCGCCTCACACGCGGCCAGGCGGCGCCGCAGATACGCCTCGGCGCGCGAGGCGAGGCCGGGGCGCTGCTCGCAGGCCGCGCCGACCCAGCCCCGTAGCCACTCCGCCGTCAGCGCCGACTCATCGGCGCCGAGCCGCCACGGGCTGGGGTGCGCCCGTACCGTCGCCCCTTGCCGTGCGAAGGCCTCGGAGGCCGCCGTTACGGCGTCGGGCCCGAGCAGGCCGTTACGGCGCTGGTGGGCGTTGAAAGCGGCGGCGAGCTCGGCATCCAGCGGTTCGGCCGGTGTCAGCTTGACCCGCCCGACCACGGAGAGCGCCAGCAGTGCCGGGCATTCGGCCCTCGCGCAGGCTTTGGCGAGCCCGTCCATCTCGTCGCGGGTGAGCACGTCCAGCAGAGCGGACGCCGTCAACAGCGAGGTGCCGGCCAGGTCTTCAGCGGTCAGGCGGCCGATTTCACCGGGTTCGGCGGCGACCGTCACGCTGCTGCCGTCAGCCGCCGTACGGGGCATCCGCACGGCGGCCAGTTCGAGCAGAGCGGGGTCACGGTCGTTGAGGATCCAGTGCTGGGGGCCGTTCAGCCGGGGCGCCAGCCAGCGTCCCATGGAGCCGGTGCCGCAGCCGAGATCGCGAATCACCAGCCCCGCATCCTCTCGCTTCAGACGCCTGAGCAGCGGTTCGAGGAGTCCGGATGCGCGGGCGGCGGCGTCGGCGCCTTCCCGCAGCTCCAGCCACTCGGGGGCATAACGAGGCACGTCGGTCGTACTCACGCGGCCCTCCGGGGTTCGAGTATGAGCTGTTCCAGGGCACCGGCCAGCTTCCGCGATGTCGTCTCCCACCCGTCCAGCGCTGTGCGCCGGTCGCCTGCTGCCGCCTTCAGCCGACGGCGCAGGCCGGGGTCGCCGAACCAGCGGCGCAGCGCCGCGGGGAGTGCCGCCGGGTCTTCCGACGGTACGAGGATGCCCGGCACGCTGCCGTCGGGCGCGCGCCCGACCGCCTCCGGGAGACCGCCGACAGCCGTCGCCAGCACGGGGATGCCGCGTGCGAGCGCCTCGGTCGCGGCCATGCCGTACGTCTCGGCGTACGAGGTGAGCACCATGAAGTCGGCGGCGGCGTAGCTCGCGTCGAGCTCCGCACCGGCCTGGGGTCCCACGAGGCTCACTCGGTCGCCGAGGCCGTACTCCTCGATCAGCTCCCTCAGGCCGGCGACATAGCCGGGGTCCTGATCGAGGCCGCCGGCGCACACGCAGTCCCAGGGCAGGTCCGCGACGGCCGCGAGTGCCTTCACCAGCCGGTACTGTCCCTTGCGCGGAGTCACCGACGCAACGCACAGGAGCCGCGAGACACCGTCGGTGCCGGGCGCCGGGGGCTCGATGTCGACGCCGGGGGCGGCGACATGGACCCGGCCTGAGGCGAGGCCGTGGTGGGCCACGAGCCTGCGGGCCGCCCACTCGCTGGTCGCCACGACCGCCGGAACGGCGCGCAGAGTTTCGCGTTCCAAGGCGTCCAGGGCCGCCGCCCGGGCGGGGGCGAGTCCTGTCTCGTCGCCCAGCGGCAGATGCACCAGCACCGCCAGGCGTAGCCGTTCGGCCTCGGGGACGACGATGTCGGGAACGGCGCAGGCGACGAGTCCGTCGAGGAGGACGACGGTGCCGTCCGCCGACTCCGCCAGGACTCGCGCCAGTTCGGCGCGGGCGGCCGCTGCGGGCTCGGGCCAGCTGCCCGCGACGGCGTGCTCGTGGACCTGCCAGCCGATTCCGGGCAATTCCTGGCAAACACGGCGGTCGTAGACATTGCCGCCACT
It includes:
- a CDS encoding NHLP bacteriocin export ABC transporter permease/ATPase subunit, with protein sequence MASVHPSAVAGPGETDAVTHALGGLGAPVDCTGLRSLALEGPQVLWLVVGGALDLFAVDAAQQGHWHFLGRLEAGTLLLGPVDGPRHTLLGRPSQDCLLRRIPLRELYRPEYETYETEYGMYDTASGTYNTASGTYDTASGTYDTASGTYNTGYETSDTGYEAPSPLEYAFALGTGRGLGVLFQAPLDGRPATDGAVADDDILWMPVSPGSVQYGAAYSAEAAGDLLVDAALWQQMVNQQYRLLSAVDRWIEELERAHEDRTAAGIKAGETVRARADQALLASIGRPERAGRASTGADVATDDATFAVCRRVAEAAGITLSEPSKSGAVGDRVSPVERIAVGSRIRTRAVRLDGRWWRTNTGPLVGHWAKSGAPVALLWRRGRYEAVNPASGLRIRIGSNSAEELEPRAVMFYRPLPERPMTAWQLMRFSLRDTRMDLRNLAFAGLVTVGLGALVPIATGQVLGVYVPTAEKNLIVQVSLAVMIAGVVSAAFMLLQNLTILRMEGRIESALQPAVWDRLLRLPTRFFTERSTGELASAAMGISAIRRVLSGIGPVAVQASTVGAMNLVLLLCYSVPLALAAIAMLILIGAVFLGMGLWQLRWQRQLVELGNKLNNQAFQTLRGLPKLRVAAAESFAYAAWAREFARSRELQQRAGRIRNLTTVLDAVYLPLCSLTMFMLLAGPARGSMSAGEFLTFNTSVTMLLTSVTQVSGALVSAAAVLPMFEQIKPVLDEAPEVRGASAQPGTLTGAIEARKLSFRYSDDGPLVLDDVSLQVRPGEFVAIVGPSGCGKSTLLRLLIGFDKPASGSVLYDGQDLAALDQAAVRRQCGVVLQNAQPLTGSILDCICGAESFSQEEAWEAAEMAGLAEDIKRMPMGLHTMISAGGAISGGQRQRLMIAQALIRRPRILFFDEATSALDNETQRIVIESTRQLSASRVVIAHRLSTVMDADRVIVMSDGRVVEQGRPADLLTNAGGALHELVRRQMT
- the ribA gene encoding GTP cyclohydrolase II — encoded protein: MTESDGVFGDSVRPSGVERVVDVRLSTTHGDFLAVGYLDRESGDEQMVLVYGDAEKEGALTRVHSECLTGDVFGSKHCECGDQLSAALHAIVTEGRGILVYLRGHEGRGIGLLAKLRAMKLQAEGLDTVEANLALGFPADARDYRVAAEILHDLGVQSVRLLSNNPLKREALLRHGIKITEQVPLLIPPREENMSYLLTKRERLDHYLPHLDGVTGQ
- a CDS encoding creatininase family protein, producing the protein MSGSQTPQASGLLPWDSTEDVRSRQADVAVLPIGSFEQHGAFLPLVTDTVVACTIAREIAAAHPVHHLPPLTISCSHEHAAWPGTVSISAATLHAVVRDIADSLRRSGVGSLILVNGHGGNYVLRNVVQESVGSGIRMALFPGSADWDAARSRAGVQTPSHSDMHAGEVETSILLHAHPELVRPGYETSDFLVDDRKHLLTLGMTAYTESGVIGRPSMASADKGKELLAALVESFGEYVSLLTRQATR
- a CDS encoding lysylphosphatidylglycerol synthase transmembrane domain-containing protein, whose amino-acid sequence is MSAQTVRARLGTLAGAGILLVLVWRLGTGAFLDGLRRIDGPTLLAALGLGLLTTVFSAWRWCVVARGLSIRLPLGRAVADYYRALFLNAALPGGVLGDVHRAVRHGQDTHDVGRGVRAVVLERTAGQVVLIAVGVTVLLAQPSPALAGPRDLAASPGTALALAVVVALTIAVAVRLRGKPGTSRWRRAVRAALAEARLGLLARRSWPGVVISSVVVLAGHLGTFLLAARAAGSTAPFAELAPLMVLALLAMALPLNVGGWGPREGVTAWAFGAAGLGAAQGLTVAVIYGVLTFAASLPGVGVLAGQWLARLRRPQLQLEERVLAEGGASHRRAERVPHHRRTGEAEPWDTVAEQDRRHRDVEPVQRLLVQEA